In a single window of the Acidobacteriota bacterium genome:
- the guaA gene encoding glutamine-hydrolyzing GMP synthase, translated as MSSGSQHELVLILDFGSQYTQLIARRVREQGVYCEIHPYHFSADEIAAKRPKGVILSGGPSSVTDEDAPRVEAGFYDKVNAPILGICYGMQLTAVDLGGKSEPAARREYGHAKLKVLSGGTRLFDEMPFELDVWMSHGDHVTELPPGFQTTATTGDVVTAMESAERRIFCVQFHPEVTHTPLGKEILRNFLFNICGCTGDWTPSSFIKEEIEKIRATVGETDRVICGLSGGVDSTVAAVLVHEAIGERQTCIFVNNGLLRYREFEDTLQVYRDNLHLNVIGVDASQDFYEVLAGVSDPEKKRKAIGAKFIDIFQAEADKIADANWLVQGTLYPDVIESVSVRGASVTIKTHHNVGGLPEEMNLKLIEPLRELFKDEVRLIGRDLGIPEMILERHPFPGPGLGVRILSDITPEKVELLQKADRIFIEELHNFGLYKDVWQAFAVLLPIQSVGVMGDFRTYEKTVVLRAVTSTDGMTADWARLPHDFLAAVSSRITSEVRGVNRVVCDITSKPPGTIEWE; from the coding sequence ATGTCATCAGGATCACAACACGAGCTGGTGCTCATTCTGGATTTCGGATCGCAATATACGCAGCTGATTGCACGCCGCGTCCGCGAACAGGGCGTCTATTGCGAGATACATCCTTACCATTTTTCGGCCGACGAGATAGCGGCAAAGCGGCCGAAAGGCGTCATTTTGTCGGGCGGGCCTTCGTCGGTAACGGACGAGGACGCACCGCGGGTCGAAGCCGGATTTTATGACAAGGTTAATGCTCCGATCCTGGGCATTTGTTATGGAATGCAGCTCACCGCGGTCGATCTGGGCGGCAAAAGCGAGCCCGCCGCTCGACGTGAATACGGACACGCGAAATTGAAGGTTTTGAGCGGCGGAACACGGCTGTTTGACGAAATGCCGTTCGAGCTGGACGTCTGGATGAGCCACGGCGATCACGTAACCGAACTGCCGCCGGGCTTTCAAACGACCGCGACGACCGGCGATGTTGTTACCGCGATGGAATCGGCCGAACGCAGAATTTTCTGCGTACAGTTCCATCCCGAAGTTACGCATACGCCGCTTGGCAAAGAGATCCTGCGGAATTTCCTTTTCAATATTTGCGGCTGCACGGGCGACTGGACGCCATCTAGCTTCATAAAAGAAGAGATAGAAAAGATCCGTGCGACAGTCGGCGAGACCGACCGCGTCATCTGCGGGCTGTCCGGCGGTGTCGATTCGACAGTGGCTGCGGTACTTGTCCACGAGGCCATCGGCGAACGCCAGACATGTATTTTCGTCAACAACGGCCTGCTGCGGTATCGCGAATTCGAGGACACGCTGCAGGTTTACAGAGACAATCTCCACCTCAATGTGATCGGCGTTGATGCCTCGCAGGATTTTTACGAGGTGCTCGCAGGCGTCAGCGATCCCGAAAAGAAGCGAAAAGCGATTGGGGCAAAGTTCATCGACATTTTTCAGGCAGAAGCTGACAAGATCGCCGACGCTAACTGGCTCGTGCAAGGGACGCTTTATCCCGACGTGATCGAATCCGTTTCGGTTCGCGGAGCATCTGTAACAATAAAGACTCATCACAACGTCGGCGGCCTGCCGGAAGAGATGAACCTGAAACTCATCGAACCGCTGCGTGAGCTTTTCAAAGACGAGGTGCGCCTTATAGGCCGAGACCTAGGCATTCCGGAAATGATACTCGAACGCCATCCATTTCCCGGGCCCGGACTCGGCGTCCGCATACTCAGCGACATTACGCCTGAAAAGGTCGAGTTGCTGCAAAAAGCTGACCGCATTTTCATCGAGGAACTGCACAATTTTGGCCTATACAAGGATGTCTGGCAGGCGTTCGCTGTGCTGCTGCCGATACAGTCTGTCGGCGTCATGGGCGATTTCCGCACGTATGAGAAGACCGTCGTCCTGCGTGCCGTCACCTCCACCGACGGCATGACCGCCGATTGGGCACGCCTGCCGCACGATTTCCTCGCCGCCGTCTCGTCCCGCATCACATCCGAGGTCCGCGGCGTCAACCGCGTCGTCTGCGACATCACATCAAAACCACCCGGCACGATCGAGTGGGAATAA